The following DNA comes from Miscanthus floridulus cultivar M001 chromosome 5, ASM1932011v1, whole genome shotgun sequence.
GgggctagcggcggcggcggcggcggcgacagcggCATGTCGGAGTCGGTGATCCGCAAGGTCCTGATCTCGTACATGTACGTGGCGGTGTGGATCTTCCTCTCCTTCTCCGTGATCGTCTACAACAAGTACATCCTCGACCCCAAGATGTACAACTGGCCcttccccatctccctcaccatgGTGCACATGGCCTTCTGCTCATCCCTCGCCGTCGCGCTCGTCCGCGTCCTCCGCGTCGTCGACCTCCCGTCCTCCCCAGCCATGACGTCGCAGCTCTACGTCTCCTCCGTGGTGCCCATCGGCGCGCTCTACTCGCTCTCGCTCTGGTTCTCCAACTCCGCGTACATCTACCTCTCCGTCTCCTTCATCCAGATGCTCAAGGCGCTCATGCCCGTCGCCGTCTACTCAATCGGGGTGCTCTTCAAGAAGGAGACCTTCAAGTCCTCCGCCATGCTCAACATGCTCTCCATCTCGTTCggcgtcgccattgccgcctACGGCGAGGCCCGCTTCGACGCCCGCGGCGTCGCCCTGCAGCTCGCCGCCGTCGCCTTCGAGGCCACGCGCCTCGTCCTCATCCAGATCCTCCTCACCTCCAAGGGCATCTCCCTCAACCCCATCACCTCGCTCTACTACGTCGCGCCCTGCTGCCTCGCCTTCCTCGTCGTACCCTGGGTCTTCGTCGAGCTGCCCAGGCTGCGCGCCGTCGGCAGCTTCCAGCCGGACCTCTTCGTCTTCGGCACCAACTCGCTCTTCGCCTTCGCGCTCAACCTCGCCGTCTTCCTGCTCGTCGGCAAGACGTCCGCTCTCACCATGAACGTCGCCGGCGTCGTCAAGGACTGGCTGCTCATCGCCTTCTCCTGGTCCGTCATCCGGGACACCGTCACCCCCATCAACCTCTTCGGCTACGGGATCGCCTTCCTCGGGGTGGGGTACTACAACCACGTCAAGCTGCAGGTGCTCAAGGCCAAGGAGGCGCAGAAGAAGGCGGCGCAGGCCGACGAGGAGGCCGGCTCGCTGCTGCAGGAGCGCGACTCGCACGGCGACCGCAAGACTGACAACCAGGCCTAGCGAGTGTGACGGATCTCATGATCCAACCGCCCTCGCCCGATTCGGTCGGTTCTGAACCCAGCCCCCCCTGCCTAGTGTACTCCAAATGTGTGATCCAACCCTTACAAGTTTGATGCAAAATTTGTTCATTTCTTGTCTTTGACTTGATCTGGTGTTAGCAAGGCAAAAATAAGCACGGGAAAGATGCAAGCTTTGTGTCGAACATGTGGAAAAAAAAATATATGAGCATTTTTTTGTCTTTTTTGGCCAGTTGTAGCTGTTACTACCACTTAAACAGTCAGCaaaattgtttgcattatgtatATTGCTATGATTGGTCTGTTTTGTCTTGTTAATACATTAAAAATTGGATCTATTGGTGCCAAAGGAGTGCAATTTCAACCGAGTACTGATTAACATAATCCAATGTCTAAGTTATATTCTCAGTGCTGCTGTTACTAGTTTTTATTGCTCTAATTAATTGTCTTGGGACATTGGACAGGGACCTGGTGCAAACACCATCTGAAAATTGTTGTGGGGTTAATTGTTGTGTAGGGAGCATCCGGATGTATATCAGCCTGCTGGACCAGAAGAAACTTGGatcttgtcatttttctttttttggagCCAATACTATTGTTTCGCTATTATTTTTCCATTTTTTTGTCCCTTCCGAGCGCTTGTACTGTATTGACTCAGTGAAGGGAACTCTACATCAGTACTTCAAATGACAATCACATGGTACTATCTACGACTCCCTCCGTTGCAAATTATAGACATTGCTTTTGCTACGCACTTAAATAtgcactatgtctagatatataacaaaagaaatgtatctagaaaagtcaaaaggttgtATATTCTATAAGGAATGATCTTACTTAAATTCGCAGCTGATGTGTTTCTTCTACTTGTCTTGTCTCACGCTTCCTGAATCAGTCCAAAGTGTCTGCACTGAAATTGGACGCTTTGTTCCTTCTCATTGGTTGGATTGAATCCAACGGGGAATCTGAAGAATTGATTGTTTGCGGAGCATCAGCATTCATCCCCTTAATCTACATGCAGGGCTAGAAGAAAGTTGTTTGGTACTCCtttttcatttcatttcatcCCTTGCTGGCAGAAATCATTCATTTCATCCCTTGTTGCCGGGAATCAATCATTCAGTGTAGTGAACTCTACAGGAGTGAAGATGCCAACagacgtttggcagggctctggaTTCTCCTAGCCAACAGAcgttttttttctttgaaaatgTTTGGTACAGATTCTAGATTGGGATTCTCTTAAGAAAAAGagtgcaaaatgagaaggagacgAATCAGAAACAGACGAAGCACCCTTTTGGGTGATTCTCCCTTGTAGTGTTAAAAATGAGGCCctaacttatatatatatatatatatatatatatatatatatatatatatatatatatatatatatatatatatatatatatatatatatatatatatatttgttcactCTACTGAGAATTGCAACGGGTTCTGGTTCTTCTGCTCGTCATGTGGTGTGATGCTTCCCAGAAGTCTGTTGGCTGTTGCAGTGctggttgtgacttgtgatgcCGCTGTGCCAGTGAACTCTACGATTGTTTTAGGGTAATAGACTCAATACGGTTATATACCACCAACAGACGGTAGGCTACGAATTTTTTTAGAGTAATAAACTCATCAATACGTTTATATACCACTACCAACAGACGGTAGGCTTTGACTTTTTTAGGGTAATAAACTCAACACGGTTATATATACCACTACCAACAGACGGTAGGCTCACTTGCAGTACCTCCTCTCTTTTTCTCAAGTTTCGGTTGCTCTGCAGCTGCTGGTTGGTACCAAACTTAGCACAGGACATTAGTTTAGTCAAGTGATAGTCTGCATCCTGAATTCCGTCGGAGAACCTTACGCAGTACATCCCGTTAACAGTTTGAAGAACGTTCCTGCTGACGCGTTTGGCTAGCGAACACTTTACGCTGATGGCAGATAATCAACAAGATCTCTTCCGCACAGGTCTAGAATGCAGGAATTCCATTTGTACGTACTGGGAAGCGTAGCTCGGGAAGGCGCTTGCAGTTGCACGGACCCAGCTCACATGATCCGCGTTGTACCCCGTTGCGTTCGGGCCGCAAGAAGCGAACGCCGCTGCCAGCTTCCCGGACGGTTTGTCCTTCTCCTTACGCCGTATTAACAGTCCGTGCGGTTAGACCATGACCATGGCGGAGCGGGACACGGGAGGCGTCGATGCAAATCGAGATCTTGCGTGCAAGCATCGTCGTTTTCTTCTGCCTTCGATTTCTCTGTAGGCTTTACGTATCATAGCTGAAGCCTGGAGGCCCATAAAAGATAACTGGCCCAGAAGGGGGCCCAGGTTGCAGGACCGCCGTCTGTTCGATCTGGGCCTCCAAACAATGAACCCGAAAGGACACCATGGCCCTGCCTAACTGCTGCCAACTGTCCATTCGTGATCCAAGTCCAACCAAGAGCACGCTTAACGCGGCCCGTTTAAGCAAGCAGCGTGATGGTAGCAGGAGTATGAatccaaacccaagggtcagtaTCGTCGCCAACTCTTTTCTCGGGTATGAATCCATCAGCTCCGTTCAAGGCTCCGCACCTGCATGCCATGGTTCGCTTTGACGAGAAGAGGCAGAGTTCCGCCCAAAGTTCCTTTTACAGAAAGCGTTCTCTTCAGTTTTGCGTACTTGGAATAATAATGATGAAGAAGTACTAGCAGCGAGATGCCCAAataatttagtttttttttttgctagctTTTGCTGTTTCGGGGTGCTCAAACACTGTCAGTTCATtagaacactgtcggtttgtgttttaACCGGTAGTGTTGTCATAACGAGCACtgtcggtttgtgacaagaaccgacagtgatgagataAGCTAACGCTATCGGTTTGTGGATCAAGACGGCAGTGCCATCTTGGCAAACACTGTCGATttgtttctaaccggcagtgaaggttacgacaacactgtcggttcgttGCTAACTGGCAATGATAGcccgttcgcattttattgttttataatttattttaatttatattttttctggAATcgagtttcgctttatatacgctatgtagacgataggtccatcaatattaaacattacaaatattacggttacagttcaaatattCTTATCAAGAAcccgatccctcaaaataaaaaagaaattattcgataagataAAGCATGCTTCTcgaacttcttacaataatctagcgagccgctctgggccatactggtccttgaactttaCGGATTGTGCGATGGAAAATACTTtatcttttttcaatacctcggccAAGATGAATGTTGCCAGCTCCGACtgcagtgcgacgatcttcatgtctaacagcctttcatggttatatttcttgcactGTCGTTcgaaaaagatgatatccaaagaggaatcggTAAATTAATTGtggaattattaacagacataaataaaatAAGGATTATACACAtcaacttatctgcttcttccgattccccgccgatgtagcgaagtattgcccacattacataaaacatgtattcattgtttcccgccgactGTTTTAGGTAAATCTCcttcatttcgacaaccttgaatgagaCCTACGTCCCACCAATATGTCTTCTTCGAATACTGTGCaatattaaaaggagaaacattagaaagcggtatgtgtgactagaaaataatatgttattatgatcgcttactaattcagcactgccaccagtgcattcAGATGATAAaatgttttttcttcgagtcccacacctcgattagttttttagcaagattgacacaaatgaagacgaaatagttgctgcaatcatagaatcctaattatcgaataatcttaacgaaaaaagaagcataaaattaaaagccgagaacacatactcatagttgtaggctagaagtatgtggattttgttcatcttgaattcatcgaaaacaacaatcaatctctctttcaaGTCTTCCACGTCATATCTATGaaggcctaaacatgtcttctcattaaCTCGTAAGGGGTCCAAAAAGCCTATGTTATCTCATTTactttttagtatgcaaaattttgctatacacctacataaaatcatgagaATTGatcaaaagttaataatttgtgtctcgaaagagtagttaattataatatcgtgcgtgtagggtacttacattaTCCACAGCGTCAATATTTAtgaatcgagagagcgtttctattatagctggaacaagcactcccacacgacatcgaacttctcttcttcaggataataaaAAACACGtgacgaacggataataacctcaaaaccaaagtcctccatctttgttgcttgagccatgtaatattcatgcaactggcgcatatatattgtcaaatttttatactcgtcatcggaaACCAAAAGATTGCTCCTTTTATACTTCATtgtcggtgttcccgtcccttgtacatcataatagatgttcgcggcctcttccatagTTAATTTGGGGTTGTCTTCGATGTAgttctgtatcttccttaaatcttcattgtgtatatTTCATTGGCTCTTATTGTAGCGTattgattctgtgtttgcctttcgaattcagacttcaacaaacacggaggcagtgaggcacagagattgaagaaactaacacaatctttctTCGAGATatgtgctgtaaattttccttccatcaagtttgtaacgctgccactgaacgacctttttctttcttgtttgtccactttgggagcattagcgaccgaatccaaggaccttttctgcgactgtgaGGATgcatttgatcttgttttgggctaaggtggaggaggaggatgacgatgagaattctgttTTTTCGGGgcagatgaagatggaggaggaggagaaggagtcttctcttttcttgagactgatgaagatggagtcgaacgaggaggaatagaaggagacctcggTCTTCTCAaagtgatggcaagggatgaggaggggagtgatctctgttgggagatggtgagtgatcatcgtgggtgggtgaagactcacagttgtcctcatcatcagagaacaattggtggtcaagcttaatgaagcgcttacgctaggccacttgagagcccttgttatgaccaagtttcagcCTATCTTCCGCTGTgaggtactcaatgtgtatcttgttatacttcttatcaagtattctgttaatggtgatgcgagcgtacccctgtggaattgggtggccattaatggtcctgTCTCCCACAGGCTAGGCCTAGCAgagtgccaccttgtcctttgtccattcctgacggatgtacaacttgacattaacGGGTTCAATGATgccatccaccggatgaggcacattcgcatcttcttcgtcgagcggggtcaatccgcagctgctgcgacccctaaactgtgggctaaagacAGTAGGAGTACGGTTttatggtactcctgacccctttgacaacaaaatttgctggactcgtgcttcaacagtcgcGTCAATTCGTgcatccattctgtcttccatctcttttagtcgccttaaatactctgcctcctgatccgttctacccctcgagcggctctggtaagtgttagattcttgggggaatgctagtttccaaggaacaacactggttcctctagtgcgaccagggtgctccttggttccgagttcttgggtgagcacgtctttctccctattagaagtgcgagtccttTGCCTCACCTCCACAGTTATCTGGGAGATGCTcaggatgagttcgctcatgggttgatttatggagctaaagctcctgtccTCGGCGTGACGTACATTCCTctccatacagtatattaccgatccgggctcccaatcggcggtctcaacctaaacACCTTCCTCagtaaggcgatccatcttttcaagttctgctttaaattttggcatctttttggcgtagccacgagagccaagatgatgaagatTCGTCGCTTtttgtgagttctccttattcttcctgcccaattctaagtactcctcagatAACCTATATTCTTTTAAATCCTATTAGAAGTCCttttgcttgctaaactgtccactaacgaaatctggctctttatgttggaggacaaaattcttgtacaatgtccccttgaaattcttgaagcatgtccccatgatttcttttgtttttttcttgactaactccttgtcatactctgttggaaaagtgaaatactctaggatcttgatatcccatattgtgggggtattaacccctatacccttacggctaggcttgggccggcccggatcagggggtttggtccactaaaagacgacgcgtggcctggccaacctgttcggagtcccgcgcaaggagtcaaggtagatttagagatcaagcaagatcctgatcagttagaatagaaatccttatccggccacctatggcaattgtaactggctaggattagtttctagatctgtaaccctatcccccggactatataaggcgagtaggggacccctctagaaaacatctctcattgacatacatcaatacaatcagacgcaggacgtaggtattacgcctttacggcggccgaacctggataaaacctcgtgtctgtcttgcgtcaccgtcttgtttgtggcttgcgcatctgtctgccaacaatctactaccttaggcatacccctagatagactgccaaccatatttcgtcgacacatacgtaatccttctcactttcaagaaccctccacgggtcatcatctttcccaatccacttattgtacctaatcgggatgaagtcccttacaagtaacccgagaatagtcttgtatttggtcaaagctatagacggtgagagtggatccctgaattcattgaactcagtgatgtgccagtgtgcattcccaCCAATAGAAATCTTTGGCATGgctcgcttggatctagccttcctgctacccaaacCCTCTACCTCCTCGGCCGGCGAAGGCTCCTACTAGAGACACCatgtaagctatgaccctctcaattgattagcgtgtgtggctacatagtcacatgataccaaagttacctggccatcttggtcattttaaCCTAGATTGAGTAGGTcgaacggggtccatggctgctcattctcaccgtcctaattgacaccgtcaccatttATCAGATCATGTGGCTCCCCTGTCCTAGCGATATCAGTTGCTTCTTGTTGCTGATCTGTTCTTTGGTGACGGTGTAACGGACGACGACGaatcatggctgtgacacgatcatggttagttttggctacggacaactactaatagcatatgttcatattatatatatatatatataatatgtttaatgcaaagtctaataataagtccacatacaacaaagtcaaataatagcatatgttcacctagaacaaattcattgtttgattgaccacatacaacaaagttcacctactgttctatgaatctaagcctacatcaactttcaaataagaaaagcaataaccatagccataaataaaagcatgacatctttccaagaccaagaagcaattctcctaatcttcacatctccggtgggtggcttctctttaatctccagtgccagcagatggccatggtttgcattcattggactatagtaggccggttgcccatggtttacaaggtaggccggatgactatagtaggcccttaaagcttcagcttctatgttgtattttttatgcaaattaccagggtagcgattgacttgagcatagcaatcttacCAGATTcaataaatcctaggcatgtgaccaacatgcactacataccatgctatggttgcctatatatttaagtaaattaggttgtcattcaaacatgatgtattcttataagatttaatatatttatgaataatacacaaccattgcatagataggagtatttggaaaatagctattacTTACACCATGTTCCGAAAGAGGAACCAAAAGTTTTTACAGTGGTTCAGGCCTAAGACATGAACTTGAGCACCTTTCAGGCTTGGGAAGCATTATCTAGTTATAGACATCCTTTTAGATATGAACCGGATAGACTCGTTGAGGCTGGGCTAGTGAGCTCCAATTTATAGTCTtttggcatgtggtaagtggtaatggtaactcactgaacaagagttattattcaagtcatatggccaaactaaatctatttaatgttctttatctttgacatgataaaaattacctcaataatgggactgtttattattcgaagatcaatgtggtttagtaatcatacttgctagcaTATAGCATCATATGTCATTACTTTTTTACTGTGCACACGTAATATTTTAAGGAGGACTAACATTGTAGTCAACTCCAATGCTATCAAAGTACGTTGAACAGTATCTAGCCATTTCCAATAAATACATGGGTGTTTCTAATAGATTAAGATAATTAATAATAatttggaaacatggtcatgtgccAAGTTCTCTCTGTATCATAAAAAGACAAACACCTATTTTCATGATTTTGATCCCTGGTTATCAGAATGGGTTATATAACTAGTGAAAAATTTGAATCGCCATAAGTGGTCGTGATTTGGAACAACAACTACAATGAAAAATCTAGTTCCACTGTCTGCTAACCCACCAAGCAGTTGGTGCATTCCCAAAGCATGCTCATGGATGGAGCAAGTTGTGGCATCACTGGACTACCGTGTGGTGCTCCTTTCTAGCTTCTGGGCTACAACGCACACTCACTCACTAGTCATGACTGTGGAATCTGCAGCAACTGATTGACTGCAGAGAACACAGAGAAAAGGAAGGAACTGCCTCGAGCACAGCAATTTTGGTGATTATAGCGAACACTGAAACAAAGTTGGAACAACATTGTGTATATACTGAATTCTAGAGCCCTGCCAAGCATGACCTCGAGAGCGAGACTCAGTCCACCTTTGCTActgctgccgagccaattttaaaagttgtttttaacttttttctagaacaaacataTATAGATGCATTTTTTAAGCAtactatacattccatcaaaatcaattgacactctacctatagcgattatttTTCCTACAAATGAAATTCAGCAACATCATTTCTAGATATAGACCTTTTTTTACTAATGTACGTTGTTAAGCAATATACAGGTTGAGCTCAGCTTCCCAAATGCGGTTCTTTGTACAAGCAGGCTTAAAGCCTTTGTTGTAGATTAAAAAATAGAGGGCAACAAAATACTTTATAAAAGGAAGCTTAAAAAATAACCAAAAAGATAACAACACATGACCATAGCACACATGTCTATAGCCTCAGTAATAGTTACTACAACTTATGATGATATCATCATTGCATATGACCATAGCCTCAGTCTAATTAATATATTAAGTCATCATAACCTTAGTCTAAGTGCCATCATAGACAAGAGAAAACACTCAGATTAAATATAGTTATCATCGGCACTAACATCATAGGAAATGGACAGTGCTAAGAAGTAAGAAGACACCATTGACAATGGATCAATGCTCAGATTAAAAACAACCATCATAAGCATAGACATGTGCTTGGTATAGACAAATCCTCAGAATATAATCAATCATCATTGGcatggacatgtgctcagatttatataacaaacatatttcaacaatggacatgtgctcagtATAACCATTTTCATTAACAAATTCAACTCGAGCTTGAGCAATCACTGAGAGGCCTCACAAAGacggtggggcatttcatcaaacacaaagaCGGCAGTGAGCCACACACTCATCGTGGGAGGTGGGAAAGCAGCTATTTGcatgctcctgaaggcctcggcggtgggagtgTAGGCttggaggaggggcacggccggCATCGTGGACGAGGAACGAGGACACAAATGGCGTGGTGCTCCAGCGTGGGGCAGTCGATGGCGTGGGGTGATGCTCCGATGTGGGGTGGTGCACGGGTGTcggtgtcgaagaagaggagaGCGGGGCAGGGAACGACTACGTAGGGGATGGTGGATGGGTGCGCGGGGAACGGTGGTGCCCGTTGAcacggggtggtgctccggcggcacGGGGGGAGATGTTGGCACggagttgaaatgaatttggaagatTTCAACCCGCTCCTTGCTATATACCAATGaggttcatcactgccggttctaataataaaccgacagtgatgaggaaacatcactgccgggccattcctcaaaccagcagtgatggaggtgtagcagttaggggttaagtagtataacttttcccttcctttc
Coding sequences within:
- the LOC136450523 gene encoding probable sugar phosphate/phosphate translocator At2g25520 produces the protein MGKEGASGGGGGGDSGMSESVIRKVLISYMYVAVWIFLSFSVIVYNKYILDPKMYNWPFPISLTMVHMAFCSSLAVALVRVLRVVDLPSSPAMTSQLYVSSVVPIGALYSLSLWFSNSAYIYLSVSFIQMLKALMPVAVYSIGVLFKKETFKSSAMLNMLSISFGVAIAAYGEARFDARGVALQLAAVAFEATRLVLIQILLTSKGISLNPITSLYYVAPCCLAFLVVPWVFVELPRLRAVGSFQPDLFVFGTNSLFAFALNLAVFLLVGKTSALTMNVAGVVKDWLLIAFSWSVIRDTVTPINLFGYGIAFLGVGYYNHVKLQVLKAKEAQKKAAQADEEAGSLLQERDSHGDRKTDNQA